The nucleotide sequence TTTTAAGGTTTAAATTTGGGGGAATGGATATGTTTATGAAATTTATTTTTGGAATAGCTTGGATAGGAATATTCATCTTAGCTGTACTTGGGATATATATAGGGATGTTTCCGGCATACTTAGAGATATTGGATTTTAACAGCCTAATAACCAGAGGTGCTGTAGCAGGAGTATCACTTGTTTATCTACTACTATTTGTAGAAAAATTGATAAATCTTTTTGAAAGACCAAAAGAATTAAGGATGAAAACTCCTAATGGAATGTTGAAAATATCTTCAAATTCTGTAAATAATATAGTAAAAGAAGTGGTAGGAGAGCATCCAAAAGTTAGAAATTTAAAAGTAAAAAATAAAACTAATGGAAAAAAATTGAAAATTTTTGTATCTATTGATATAATGTCTAGTCAGTCCCTTTCGGATGACCTTAATTTAATCCAGCAAGATATTAAAGATCGGATTGAAAGTTATTTAGATTTGAGTATAACAGAAGTTGAACTTAGAGTAACTAAGTTAATTAAAGATAAATCTAATAATGGAAGAGGTGATTAATTATGTTAGAGGAATTGATAGAAAAATTAGCAATAAATAGTAAAAAGTATATAGGTGGACTGATGGGATTTGCTTTTGGTTATATCTTTATAACCCACGGTATAATACCTATGATAGTAGTTATGTTGACAACTTTATTGGG is from Psychrilyobacter atlanticus DSM 19335 and encodes:
- the amaP gene encoding alkaline shock response membrane anchor protein AmaP: MFMKFIFGIAWIGIFILAVLGIYIGMFPAYLEILDFNSLITRGAVAGVSLVYLLLFVEKLINLFERPKELRMKTPNGMLKISSNSVNNIVKEVVGEHPKVRNLKVKNKTNGKKLKIFVSIDIMSSQSLSDDLNLIQQDIKDRIESYLDLSITEVELRVTKLIKDKSNNGRGD
- a CDS encoding DUF2273 domain-containing protein; amino-acid sequence: MLEELIEKLAINSKKYIGGLMGFAFGYIFITHGIIPMIVVMLTTLLGSIFGDKENIKKLKKILINRLKEE